A part of Leifsonia xyli subsp. xyli str. CTCB07 genomic DNA contains:
- the map gene encoding type I methionyl aminopeptidase — MVFKRSLYKTPGQLRAMVAPGRATAASLDAVARAVAAGTTTLELDGIAERAVEAAGGKPNFKLEAGYHHTICASVNDEVVHGLPGFRILQPGDILSVDSGAILDGWNGDAARTFVLPDPARPDLVAERQTLSEVTEQSLWHGIARLARARHLNEVGEAIEDYILSRGEYGILTDYIGHGIGRRMHEEPPVFNYRVRAKGPEVKPGLVVAIEPMVVLGDQDTYVKDDGWTVATEDGAAAAHWEHSVAVHADGIWVLTAEDGGAAGLAPFGLTPRPIP, encoded by the coding sequence ATGGTCTTCAAGCGTTCTCTCTACAAGACGCCTGGGCAGCTGCGCGCGATGGTGGCGCCGGGGCGTGCCACGGCGGCCTCTCTCGACGCCGTCGCGCGGGCCGTCGCTGCCGGGACCACGACGCTCGAGCTGGACGGCATCGCTGAGCGCGCCGTCGAGGCGGCGGGCGGCAAGCCGAACTTCAAGCTGGAGGCGGGTTACCACCACACGATCTGCGCGTCGGTGAACGATGAGGTCGTGCATGGCCTCCCCGGATTCCGCATCCTGCAGCCCGGCGATATCCTCTCGGTGGACTCTGGCGCCATCCTCGATGGCTGGAACGGGGATGCGGCGCGTACGTTTGTGCTGCCCGACCCCGCGCGTCCCGACCTCGTGGCCGAGCGGCAGACGCTCTCCGAGGTGACGGAGCAGTCGCTCTGGCACGGGATCGCGCGTCTCGCCCGGGCGAGGCACCTCAACGAGGTCGGCGAGGCGATCGAGGACTATATTCTCTCGCGGGGAGAGTACGGCATCCTGACCGACTACATCGGGCACGGGATCGGCCGCCGGATGCATGAGGAGCCGCCGGTCTTCAACTACCGGGTGCGGGCCAAAGGCCCGGAGGTGAAGCCGGGACTCGTCGTTGCGATCGAGCCGATGGTCGTGCTGGGAGACCAGGACACCTATGTGAAGGACGATGGCTGGACCGTCGCGACCGAGGACGGGGCCGCTGCCGCGCACTGGGAGCACAGTGTCGCCGTGCATGCGGACGGCATCTGGGTGCTGACGGCGGAGGACGGCGGGGCGGCCGGGCTCGCACCGTTCGGCCTCACCCCGAGACCGATTCCGTGA
- a CDS encoding adenylate kinase, whose product MTRMLIVGPPGAGKGTQASRITSGYGIPDISTGDIFRANIKNKTELGQQVKAIVDAGDYVPDSLTNELVTGRLAEDDAKGGFLLDGYPRTLEQVKYLDELLGSDGEKLDAVIQLVADREEIVARLTKRAREQGRADDSEEAIRYRQEVYVRETSPLIEVYRERGLLVEVDGLGPVDEVAGRICTALAERGILPLTGTGESVA is encoded by the coding sequence TTGACCCGCATGCTCATCGTCGGACCTCCGGGAGCCGGGAAAGGCACTCAGGCCTCCCGCATCACCAGCGGATACGGAATTCCCGACATCTCCACGGGCGACATCTTCCGGGCCAACATCAAGAACAAGACCGAACTCGGCCAGCAGGTCAAGGCCATCGTGGACGCGGGGGACTACGTTCCGGACAGCCTGACCAACGAACTCGTCACCGGCCGGCTGGCCGAAGACGACGCCAAGGGCGGCTTTCTGCTGGACGGCTATCCGCGCACGCTCGAGCAGGTGAAGTACCTGGACGAGCTGCTGGGTTCGGACGGCGAGAAGCTGGACGCTGTGATCCAGCTCGTCGCCGACCGTGAAGAGATCGTCGCCAGGCTGACCAAGCGGGCACGGGAACAGGGCCGCGCCGATGACTCCGAAGAGGCCATCCGGTACCGCCAGGAGGTCTACGTGCGTGAGACCTCCCCCCTGATCGAGGTCTATCGCGAGCGCGGACTGCTCGTGGAGGTGGACGGACTCGGCCCCGTCGACGAGGTGGCCGGACGCATTTGCACGGCGCTCGCCGAGCGCGGCATCCTGCCCCTCACGGGCACCGGCGAGTCTGTCGCCTAG
- the rpsC gene encoding 30S ribosomal protein S3, with the protein MGQKVNPYGFRLGITTDHVSRWFSDSTKKGQRYSDYLAEDVKIRTLLKTSLDRAGVSRIEIERTRDRVRVDIHTARPGIVIGRRGAEAERIRADLEKLSGKQIQLNILEVKNPEADAQLVAQGIAEQLAARVAFRRAMRKGLQGAQRAGSKGVRIQVSGRLGGAEMSRSEFYREGRVPLHTLRANIDYGFYEAKTTFGRLGVKVWMYKGDITNKELARVQANVKPSRERNDRPRRGGRGSNAPEASTVPAAAGVEA; encoded by the coding sequence ATGGGTCAGAAAGTCAACCCGTACGGCTTCCGTCTGGGCATCACCACCGACCACGTGTCGCGGTGGTTCTCCGACAGCACGAAGAAGGGACAGCGGTACAGCGACTACCTCGCTGAGGACGTCAAGATACGCACCCTGCTGAAGACATCGCTCGACCGCGCGGGCGTGTCCCGCATCGAGATCGAGCGCACCCGCGACCGCGTCCGCGTCGACATCCACACCGCCCGTCCGGGCATCGTGATCGGTCGTCGTGGCGCCGAGGCCGAGCGCATCCGCGCCGACCTCGAGAAGCTCTCGGGCAAGCAGATCCAGCTGAACATCCTCGAGGTCAAGAACCCCGAGGCCGACGCCCAGCTCGTCGCGCAGGGCATCGCCGAGCAGCTCGCCGCGCGTGTGGCGTTCCGCCGCGCGATGCGCAAGGGCCTGCAGGGCGCTCAGCGCGCCGGCTCCAAGGGTGTCCGCATCCAGGTGTCCGGCCGTCTCGGCGGCGCGGAGATGAGCCGCTCCGAGTTCTACCGCGAGGGCCGTGTGCCGCTGCACACGCTCCGCGCCAACATCGACTACGGCTTCTACGAGGCCAAGACCACCTTCGGTCGCCTCGGCGTCAAGGTGTGGATGTACAAGGGCGACATCACGAACAAAGAACTTGCTCGCGTGCAGGCGAACGTCAAGCCGTCGCGCGAGCGCAACGACCGTCCGCGCCGCGGTGGCCGGGGGAGCAACGCGCCCGAAGCCTCGACCGTGCCGGCCGCAGCAGGAGTTGAGGCATAG
- the rplO gene encoding 50S ribosomal protein L15, protein MADDKSTNEAAAKPVAEKATATALAKKAPAKAAAADKAAPAAKGETVAAKPAKASAKKDVAAPREQVLKVHHLRPAAGAKKEKTRVGRGEGSKGKTAGRGTKGTKARYQVRPGFQGGQLPFHMRTPKLRGFKNPFRVEYQVVNLEKLAELYPAGGDVTVAALVAKGAVRKNEKVKVLGNGDIAVKLNVAVDKVSGSAEQKIVAAGGSVNR, encoded by the coding sequence ATGGCTGACGACAAGTCGACGAACGAGGCCGCCGCGAAGCCGGTTGCCGAGAAGGCGACGGCCACGGCTCTGGCCAAGAAGGCTCCGGCGAAGGCCGCTGCTGCGGACAAGGCCGCTCCCGCCGCCAAAGGCGAGACTGTCGCCGCCAAGCCGGCGAAGGCCTCGGCTAAGAAGGACGTCGCCGCCCCGCGCGAGCAGGTCCTGAAGGTCCACCACCTGCGACCCGCCGCCGGTGCCAAGAAGGAGAAGACCCGCGTCGGACGCGGTGAGGGCTCCAAGGGCAAAACGGCCGGTCGTGGCACCAAGGGAACCAAGGCCCGTTATCAGGTGCGCCCCGGCTTCCAGGGCGGTCAGCTTCCGTTCCACATGCGGACGCCGAAGCTGCGTGGGTTCAAGAACCCGTTCCGCGTCGAGTACCAGGTGGTCAACCTGGAGAAGCTCGCCGAGCTCTACCCGGCGGGCGGTGACGTCACCGTCGCCGCCCTCGTCGCCAAGGGCGCCGTTCGCAAGAACGAGAAGGTCAAGGTTCTCGGTAACGGGGACATTGCGGTTAAGCTGAACGTTGCGGTCGATAAGGTCTCCGGCTCCGCTGAGCAGAAGATCGTCGCCGCTGGCGGCTCTGTGAACCGGTAG
- the rpsE gene encoding 30S ribosomal protein S5, producing MSETNDKEQTVAAEVTETAQPVETAASTDNNREQREPRRGGRERNPNRDRGNRDADKSQFLERVVTINRVSKVVKGGRRFSFTALVVVGDGNGLVGVGYGKAREVPLAISKGVEEAKKNFFRVPRVANTIPHPVQGEAAAGVVLLRPAAAGTGVIAGGPVRAVLECAGIHDVLSKSLGSSNTINIVHATVEALQQLEEPRAVAARRGLDYDRVAPEKLLQIEARAAEAAAAAKKAGAEKVGA from the coding sequence GTGAGCGAGACGAACGACAAGGAGCAGACCGTGGCCGCTGAGGTAACGGAGACCGCGCAGCCGGTCGAGACCGCTGCGTCGACCGACAACAACCGCGAGCAGCGTGAGCCGCGCCGCGGTGGCCGGGAGCGCAACCCCAACCGCGATCGCGGCAACCGGGACGCCGACAAGAGCCAGTTCCTGGAGCGCGTCGTCACCATCAACCGCGTCTCGAAGGTCGTGAAGGGCGGTCGTCGCTTCAGCTTCACCGCTCTCGTGGTCGTCGGCGACGGCAACGGCCTGGTGGGCGTCGGCTACGGCAAGGCCCGCGAGGTGCCGCTGGCGATCTCGAAGGGCGTCGAGGAGGCGAAGAAGAACTTCTTCCGTGTCCCGCGCGTCGCCAACACCATCCCGCACCCGGTGCAGGGCGAGGCCGCCGCTGGCGTTGTCCTCCTCCGTCCGGCCGCGGCCGGTACCGGTGTCATCGCGGGTGGTCCGGTGCGTGCCGTCCTGGAGTGCGCCGGCATCCACGACGTGCTGAGCAAGTCGCTCGGCTCGTCGAATACGATCAACATCGTCCACGCCACGGTGGAGGCGCTTCAGCAGCTCGAGGAGCCGCGTGCCGTCGCCGCCCGCCGTGGTCTGGACTACGACCGTGTCGCGCCGGAGAAGCTGCTGCAGATCGAGGCCCGCGCGGCCGAGGCCGCTGCCGCTGCCAAGAAGGCGGGCGCAGAGAAGGTGGGTGCCTGA
- the rpmC gene encoding 50S ribosomal protein L29, with protein sequence MAIGTKELAPSELDTFEDERLIDELKKAKEELFNLRFQSATGQLESHGRLRAVKRDISRIYTVIRERELGIRATPAPVEAEPAKKPAKKAAKSKAETEAPAAAEVAETETEEAK encoded by the coding sequence ATGGCGATCGGCACCAAGGAGCTCGCTCCGAGCGAGCTCGACACTTTCGAGGACGAGCGTCTGATCGACGAGCTGAAGAAGGCCAAGGAGGAGCTGTTCAACCTGCGCTTCCAGTCGGCCACCGGCCAGCTCGAGAGCCACGGCCGCCTGCGCGCCGTGAAGCGCGACATCTCTCGCATCTACACCGTGATCCGTGAGCGCGAGCTCGGGATCCGGGCCACCCCGGCTCCGGTCGAGGCTGAGCCCGCCAAGAAGCCTGCCAAGAAGGCAGCGAAGTCCAAGGCGGAGACGGAGGCCCCCGCGGCCGCCGAGGTCGCCGAGACCGAGACTGAGGAGGCCAAGTAA
- the rplE gene encoding 50S ribosomal protein L5, giving the protein MTDTATSAGKIQPRLKQKYKTEIAANLSKDFGFTNVHQVPGLVKIVVNMGMGEAARDGKVIDGAINDLTLITGQKPQVTKARKSIAQFKLREGQPIGAHVTLRGDRMWEFLDRLLSLALPRIRDFRGLSDKQFDGNGNYTFGLTEQSMFHEINQDRIDRVRGMDITVVTTAKNDEEGRALLKQLGFPFRSVEAAS; this is encoded by the coding sequence ATGACGGACACTGCAACGAGCGCTGGAAAAATCCAGCCTCGCCTGAAGCAGAAGTACAAGACCGAGATCGCCGCGAACCTGTCCAAGGACTTCGGCTTCACGAACGTGCATCAGGTGCCCGGCCTCGTGAAGATCGTCGTCAACATGGGCATGGGTGAGGCGGCTCGCGACGGCAAGGTCATCGACGGTGCGATCAACGACCTCACCCTGATCACCGGCCAGAAGCCGCAGGTCACCAAGGCCCGCAAGTCCATCGCGCAGTTCAAGCTGCGGGAGGGCCAGCCGATCGGCGCGCACGTCACGCTGCGTGGCGACCGGATGTGGGAGTTCCTCGACCGGCTGCTCTCGCTCGCCCTGCCCCGCATCCGGGACTTCCGCGGCCTGAGCGACAAGCAGTTCGACGGGAACGGCAACTACACGTTCGGTCTCACGGAACAGTCGATGTTCCACGAGATCAACCAGGACAGGATCGACCGCGTCCGCGGTATGGACATCACGGTCGTGACCACCGCCAAGAACGACGAGGAGGGCCGTGCGCTGCTCAAGCAGCTCGGCTTCCCCTTCCGTTCGGTGGAGGCGGCGAGCTAG
- the rplF gene encoding 50S ribosomal protein L6 — protein MSRIGRLPIDVPAGVDVKIDGQAVTVKGPKGELSLTVASPIEVKLEEGQVLVTRPDDERESRSLHGLTRTLLNNNIVGVTQGYSKGLEIVGTGYRVAQKGAGVEFALGFSHPVTVEPPAGITFTVEGNNKLTVAGIDKQAVGEVAANIRKIRKPEPYKGKGVRYAGEVVRRKAGKAGK, from the coding sequence ATGTCGCGTATTGGAAGACTGCCCATCGACGTCCCCGCCGGGGTCGATGTGAAGATCGACGGCCAGGCCGTCACCGTCAAGGGTCCGAAGGGCGAGCTCAGCCTCACTGTCGCGAGCCCGATCGAGGTGAAGCTGGAGGAGGGCCAGGTCCTGGTCACCCGTCCGGACGACGAGCGCGAGTCGCGTTCGCTGCACGGCCTCACCCGCACCCTCCTCAACAACAACATCGTGGGCGTCACCCAGGGCTACTCGAAGGGCCTGGAGATCGTCGGCACCGGTTACCGGGTGGCCCAGAAGGGTGCGGGTGTCGAGTTCGCGCTCGGCTTCTCGCACCCGGTTACCGTCGAGCCGCCGGCCGGCATCACCTTCACGGTCGAGGGCAACAACAAGCTCACCGTGGCCGGCATCGACAAGCAGGCCGTGGGCGAGGTCGCCGCGAATATCCGCAAGATCCGTAAGCCCGAGCCGTACAAGGGCAAGGGCGTGCGCTACGCCGGCGAGGTCGTCCGCCGCAAGGCCGGAAAGGCTGGTAAGTAA
- the rpsK gene encoding 30S ribosomal protein S11, translating into MAAPKSAARKPRKKEKKNIAVGQAHIKSTFNNTIVSITDTTGAVLSWASSGGVGFKGSRKSTPYAAQLAAESAARQAQEHGMKKVDVFVKGPGSGRETAIRSLQAAGLEVGSINDVTPQAHNGCRPPKRRRV; encoded by the coding sequence ATGGCAGCACCCAAGTCGGCCGCTCGCAAGCCGCGCAAGAAAGAAAAGAAGAACATCGCTGTGGGCCAGGCCCACATCAAGAGCACGTTCAACAACACGATCGTCTCGATCACCGACACCACTGGTGCGGTCCTCAGCTGGGCCTCCTCCGGCGGCGTCGGGTTCAAGGGCTCTCGCAAGTCGACTCCGTACGCCGCGCAGCTGGCGGCCGAGTCGGCCGCCCGCCAGGCGCAGGAGCACGGCATGAAAAAGGTCGACGTCTTCGTGAAGGGCCCGGGCTCGGGTCGTGAGACGGCGATCCGCTCCCTCCAGGCCGCCGGCCTCGAGGTGGGCTCGATCAACGACGTCACTCCGCAGGCGCACAACGGCTGTCGCCCGCCGAAGCGTCGCCGCGTCTAA
- the rplR gene encoding 50S ribosomal protein L18, producing MALLGTRGKSKAAARGRRHTRLRKKIVGTELRPRLVVTRSARHVFVQVVDDAQGRTLASASTMEADLRGFDGDKTAKARKVGELVAERAKSAGVEAVVFDRGGSQYAGRVAAVAEGAREGGLNL from the coding sequence ATGGCTCTGCTGGGTACCAGAGGAAAGAGCAAGGCGGCCGCGCGTGGCCGTCGTCACACCCGCCTGCGCAAGAAGATCGTCGGCACCGAGCTGCGTCCGCGCCTGGTGGTCACCCGTTCGGCCCGTCACGTCTTCGTGCAGGTCGTGGACGACGCCCAGGGCCGCACCCTGGCCTCCGCGTCGACGATGGAGGCGGACCTCCGCGGCTTCGACGGCGACAAGACCGCCAAGGCCCGCAAGGTCGGTGAGCTCGTCGCCGAGCGCGCGAAGAGCGCCGGTGTCGAGGCCGTGGTCTTCGACCGCGGCGGCAGTCAGTACGCCGGCCGTGTGGCCGCCGTCGCCGAGGGCGCTCGCGAAGGCGGGCTGAACCTGTGA
- the rpsQ gene encoding 30S ribosomal protein S17, whose amino-acid sequence MAETTKATAAEPAADEALVRGYRKARRGYVVSDKMDKTIVVEVEDRVKHPLYGKVLRRTSKVKAHDESNVAGIGDLVLINETRPLSASKRWRLVEILEKAK is encoded by the coding sequence ATGGCTGAGACCACCAAAGCCACGGCTGCGGAGCCGGCGGCCGACGAGGCCCTCGTCCGTGGCTACCGGAAGGCCCGTCGCGGCTACGTCGTCAGCGACAAGATGGACAAGACCATCGTCGTCGAGGTCGAGGACCGCGTGAAGCACCCGCTGTACGGCAAGGTCCTCCGCCGCACCTCCAAGGTGAAGGCGCACGATGAGAGCAACGTCGCCGGCATCGGCGACCTCGTTCTCATCAACGAGACCCGCCCCCTGAGCGCCAGCAAGCGCTGGCGCCTGGTTGAGATTCTGGAGAAGGCCAAGTGA
- the rplX gene encoding 50S ribosomal protein L24 — MANIKKGDLVQVITGRSQARGGDRGKQGRVIEVLVEKNRVIVEGVNFVTKHVRVGQTQRGTKTGGIETHEASIHVSNVALVDPETKKPTRVGFRTETVTKDGVAKTVRVRYAKKSGKDL; from the coding sequence ATGGCCAACATCAAGAAGGGCGACCTGGTCCAGGTCATCACGGGCCGCTCGCAGGCCCGCGGCGGTGACCGCGGCAAGCAGGGGCGCGTCATCGAGGTCCTCGTGGAGAAGAACCGCGTGATCGTCGAGGGCGTCAACTTCGTGACCAAGCACGTTCGCGTCGGTCAGACGCAGCGTGGCACGAAGACCGGTGGCATCGAGACCCACGAGGCGTCGATCCACGTCTCGAACGTGGCGCTCGTGGACCCCGAGACCAAGAAACCGACCCGGGTCGGCTTCCGCACGGAGACAGTGACGAAGGACGGCGTCGCCAAGACGGTCCGCGTTCGTTACGCCAAGAAGTCTGGTAAGGACCTGTAA
- the rpsM gene encoding 30S ribosomal protein S13, producing MARLAGVDIPREKRVEVALTYIYGVGRTRALQTLRETEISGEIRVKDLTDEQLVSLRDYIEGNFKVEGDLRREVAADIRRKVEIGSYEGIRHRKGLPVRGQRTKTNARTRKGPKRTVAGKKKAR from the coding sequence ATGGCACGTCTAGCAGGCGTCGACATCCCGCGCGAGAAGCGCGTGGAGGTCGCACTCACCTACATCTATGGCGTCGGGCGCACCCGTGCGCTGCAGACCCTTCGCGAGACCGAGATCTCGGGCGAGATCCGCGTCAAGGACCTCACGGACGAGCAGCTCGTCTCGCTCCGCGACTACATCGAAGGAAACTTCAAGGTTGAGGGCGACCTCCGCCGCGAGGTCGCCGCCGACATCCGCCGCAAGGTCGAGATCGGCAGCTACGAAGGAATTCGCCACCGCAAGGGCCTTCCGGTCCGCGGCCAGCGAACCAAGACGAACGCGCGCACCAGAAAGGGCCCGAAGCGGACCGTCGCCGGTAAGAAGAAGGCTCGTTAG
- the infA gene encoding translation initiation factor IF-1: MAKKDGVIEIEGSVIEALPNAMFRVELTNGHKVLAHISGKMRQHYIRILPEDRVIVELSPYDLTRGRIVYRYK, translated from the coding sequence ATGGCCAAAAAAGACGGTGTCATCGAGATCGAAGGATCTGTGATCGAGGCGCTCCCCAACGCGATGTTCCGCGTGGAGCTCACCAACGGTCACAAGGTTCTTGCCCACATCTCCGGCAAGATGCGTCAGCACTACATCCGCATCCTCCCCGAGGACCGCGTGATTGTGGAGCTGAGCCCCTACGATCTGACCCGCGGCCGGATCGTCTACCGCTACAAGTAA
- the rplN gene encoding 50S ribosomal protein L14, which yields MIQQESRLKVADNTGAKELLTIRVLGGSGRRYAGLGDVIVATVKDAIPGGNVKKGDVVKAVIVRTRKNTRRTDGSYIKFDENAAVILKNDGDPRGTRIFGPVGRELRDKKFMKIISLAPEVL from the coding sequence GTGATTCAGCAGGAATCCCGACTCAAGGTTGCCGACAACACGGGCGCGAAGGAACTCCTGACCATCCGCGTTCTCGGTGGCTCCGGTCGTCGCTACGCGGGCCTGGGCGACGTCATCGTCGCCACGGTCAAAGACGCCATCCCCGGCGGAAACGTCAAGAAGGGCGATGTCGTCAAGGCCGTCATCGTGCGCACGCGGAAGAACACCCGGCGCACGGACGGCTCTTACATCAAGTTCGACGAGAACGCCGCCGTGATCCTGAAGAACGACGGTGACCCCCGCGGAACCCGTATCTTCGGCCCGGTCGGCCGTGAGCTTCGCGACAAGAAGTTCATGAAGATCATCTCGCTGGCCCCGGAGGTGCTGTAA
- the rpmJ gene encoding 50S ribosomal protein L36, which translates to MKVNPSVKKICDKCKVIRRNGRVMVICENPRHKQRQG; encoded by the coding sequence ATGAAGGTCAACCCCTCCGTCAAGAAGATCTGCGACAAATGCAAGGTCATCCGCCGAAACGGCCGGGTCATGGTCATCTGCGAGAACCCGCGCCACAAACAGCGCCAGGGCTGA
- the rpsH gene encoding 30S ribosomal protein S8 — MTMTDPVADMLTRLRNANSAHHDTVSMPHSKLKVHIAEILTTEGYISGWEVADARVGQTLTLSLKFGPNRERSIAGIKRVSKPGLRVYAKSTELPKVLGGLGVAILSTSSGLLTDRQAEKKGVGGEVLAYVW; from the coding sequence ATGACAATGACAGATCCGGTCGCAGACATGCTGACCAGACTGCGCAACGCGAACTCTGCGCACCACGACACTGTTTCGATGCCGCATTCGAAGCTCAAAGTACACATCGCCGAGATCCTCACCACCGAGGGCTACATCTCCGGGTGGGAGGTCGCCGACGCCCGTGTCGGCCAGACCCTGACGCTGAGCCTTAAGTTCGGTCCGAACCGCGAGCGTTCCATCGCCGGTATCAAGCGCGTCTCCAAGCCCGGCCTCCGCGTCTACGCGAAGTCCACGGAGCTCCCCAAAGTGCTTGGCGGGCTCGGCGTCGCCATCCTGTCCACCTCCTCGGGGCTCCTCACGGACCGCCAGGCTGAGAAGAAGGGCGTGGGTGGGGAAGTCCTCGCCTACGTGTGGTAA
- the rpmD gene encoding 50S ribosomal protein L30, whose amino-acid sequence MARLKITQIKSKVSEKQYQRDTLRSLGLKRIGDVTVREDTAQNRGYVRTVAHLVKVEEID is encoded by the coding sequence ATGGCCCGTCTGAAGATCACGCAGATCAAGTCGAAAGTGAGCGAGAAGCAGTACCAGCGCGACACGCTGCGCAGCCTGGGACTGAAGCGCATCGGCGACGTGACTGTCCGCGAGGACACCGCACAGAACCGCGGATACGTCAGGACCGTCGCCCATCTGGTGAAAGTCGAGGAGATTGACTAA
- the secY gene encoding preprotein translocase subunit SecY produces MFSAVARIFRTPDLRRKIFFTLGIIALFRLGSFIPAPFVDFANVQTCLNANQDTSGLYSLVNLFSGGALLKLSIFALGIMPYITASIIVQLLRVVIPRFETLYKEGQAGQAKLTQYTRYLTIALGVLQSTTLITVARSGALFGTTAVSQCTQLITDDSWYAIMLMVITMTAGTGLIMWMGELVTERGIGNGMSLLIFTSIAAQFPSSLWTIGQSQSIEIMLVVIAIGLLIVAAVVFVEQSQRRIPVQYAKRMVGRRTYGGNNTYIPIKVNMAGVVPVIFASSLLYLPALIAQFNQPAAGKAPAAWVTWITNYLTKGDHPLYMLLYFLLIVGFTYFYVAITFNPEEVADNMKKYGGFIPGIRAGRPTAEYLDYVLTRVTLPGSVYLGVIALIPLVAFALLGASQNFMFGGTSILIIVGVGLETVKQIDSQLQQRHYEGLLR; encoded by the coding sequence TTGTTTAGCGCCGTCGCGCGGATTTTCCGCACTCCGGATCTCCGCCGGAAGATCTTCTTCACGTTGGGTATCATTGCCCTGTTCCGGCTGGGGTCCTTCATCCCCGCGCCGTTCGTGGACTTCGCCAACGTGCAGACCTGCCTCAACGCCAACCAGGACACCTCGGGCCTCTACTCGCTCGTCAACCTGTTCTCGGGCGGGGCGCTCCTCAAGCTTTCGATCTTCGCGCTCGGCATCATGCCGTACATCACCGCGTCGATCATCGTGCAGCTGCTGCGCGTGGTCATCCCGCGTTTCGAGACCCTCTACAAGGAGGGTCAGGCCGGGCAGGCTAAGCTCACGCAGTACACGCGCTATCTCACGATCGCGCTCGGCGTCCTCCAGTCGACAACGCTGATCACCGTCGCCCGCTCCGGTGCGCTCTTCGGCACGACGGCCGTTTCGCAGTGTACCCAGCTGATCACGGACGACTCCTGGTATGCGATCATGCTCATGGTCATCACCATGACCGCGGGCACCGGCCTCATCATGTGGATGGGCGAGCTGGTCACCGAGCGCGGCATCGGCAATGGCATGTCGCTGCTCATCTTCACCTCGATCGCGGCGCAGTTCCCGAGCTCGCTGTGGACCATCGGGCAGTCGCAGAGCATCGAGATCATGCTGGTGGTGATCGCGATCGGGCTGCTGATCGTCGCGGCGGTCGTGTTCGTCGAGCAGTCGCAGCGCCGCATCCCCGTGCAGTACGCCAAGCGCATGGTCGGGCGGCGGACCTATGGCGGGAACAACACCTACATCCCGATCAAGGTCAACATGGCCGGTGTCGTGCCGGTCATCTTCGCTTCGTCGCTGCTGTACCTGCCGGCGCTGATCGCGCAGTTCAACCAGCCGGCCGCGGGCAAGGCGCCGGCTGCCTGGGTCACCTGGATCACGAACTACCTGACCAAGGGCGACCACCCGCTGTACATGCTGCTCTACTTCCTGCTGATCGTCGGCTTCACCTACTTCTACGTGGCCATCACGTTCAACCCGGAGGAGGTGGCCGACAACATGAAGAAGTACGGCGGCTTCATCCCCGGCATCCGCGCCGGACGCCCCACCGCCGAATACCTCGACTACGTGCTGACCCGTGTGACGCTGCCCGGCTCCGTCTACCTGGGGGTGATCGCGCTGATCCCTCTCGTCGCCTTCGCCCTGCTCGGAGCCAGCCAGAACTTCATGTTCGGCGGCACATCCATCCTCATCATCGTCGGTGTCGGCCTTGAGACGGTCAAGCAGATCGACTCCCAGCTCCAGCAACGGCACTACGAAGGGTTGCTGCGTTGA
- the rplP gene encoding 50S ribosomal protein L16 — MLIPRRVKHRKQHHPGRSGQATGGTKVSFGEFGIQALTPAYVTNRQIESARIAMTRHIKRGGKVWINIYPDRPLTKKPAETRMGSGKGSPEWWVANVKPGRVLFEVSGVSEDLAREAMSRAIHKLPLKARIIKREEGDA, encoded by the coding sequence ATGTTGATCCCACGCAGAGTCAAGCACCGCAAGCAGCACCACCCCGGCCGGAGCGGCCAGGCGACCGGTGGAACGAAGGTCTCGTTCGGCGAGTTCGGCATCCAGGCCTTGACCCCCGCTTATGTCACCAACCGTCAGATCGAGTCCGCTCGTATCGCCATGACGCGTCACATCAAGCGTGGCGGCAAGGTGTGGATCAACATCTACCCCGACCGTCCGCTCACGAAGAAGCCGGCCGAGACCCGCATGGGTTCCGGTAAGGGCTCCCCGGAGTGGTGGGTCGCCAACGTCAAGCCGGGTCGCGTCCTCTTCGAGGTCTCGGGAGTCTCCGAGGACCTCGCTCGCGAGGCGATGAGCCGTGCAATCCACAAGCTGCCCCTCAAGGCACGCATCATCAAGCGCGAGGAGGGCGACGCGTAA